The segment CACTGGTCAAATGGTTATGTTACAGTTTATGCAAGCAGGCTTGAAATCTGTCACCTTACCTACAACTGTTCACTGTGATCATCTAATACAAGCAAGAACTGAAGGAAAATCTGATACTAAATTAGCAATGTATGAAAATAATGAAGTTTACAAATTTCTTGAAACTGCATCTAGCAAGTACGGTGCTGGATTCTGGAATCCAGGTGCAGGAATTATTCATCAAGTAGTTTTAGAAAATTATGCATTTCCTGGTGGTCTGATGATTGGAACTGATTCTCATACTCCAAATGCAGGTGGATTAGGAATGATAGCTGTAGGTGTTGGTGGTCTTGATGCAGCTGAAACAATGGCTGGTATGCCATGGGAATTACTTTACCCAAAAAGAATTGGTGTTCATCTTAAAGGAAAAATGAGCGGATGGACTGCACCTAAAGATGTTATACTATACGTTGCAGGAAAACTTTCAGTATCTGGAGGAACAAACTCTATTATCGAATATTTTGGTCCTGGTGTAGAATCAATTAGTTGTACTGGTAAAGCAACAATTACCAATATGGGCGCTGAAATTGGTGCAACATGTTCAATATTTCCTTATGACAAAAGAATGGAAACATATCTGAATTCAACAGATAGAAAAGAAATTGCATCTCTTGCAAATGATCACACAAGTTTACTTCAAGCTGATCCAGAAGTAGAACAAAATCCTGAAAAATTCTTTGATAAGATTATCGAAATTGATCTTTCAACTCTTGAACCTCATGTAGTTGGACCTCATACGCCTGATCTTGCAAGACCAATTTCGGAATTATCTAATGAAATAGACTCAAATGATTATATCGATAAAATTTCTGTTGCACTAATTGGAAGTTGTACAAACTCATCTTATGAGGACATGTCTAGATCATCTAGTGTTGCAAAACAGGCTGAAACACATGGAATTAAGGCAAAAATCCCATTATTAGTCACTCCTGGTTCTGAACAAATTCGATCTACCATTGAAAGAGATGGACAAATTGATACTTTGAGATCAATTGGCGCAACTGTTCTTGCTAATGCATGTGGTCCTTGTATTGGTCAATGGCAAAGACCAGAATTAAAAGATGGAGAAAAAAATTCCATTGTTACATCGTTTAATCGAAATTTCCCTGGACGTAATGATGGAAAACGTGATACTATGAACTTTATAGCAAGTCCTGAAATTGTAACTGCACTTGCACTAGGAGGAAGTTTATCATTCAATCCTCTTGAAGATTCACTTGAGGGAAAAGATGGTAAAAAAATTAAACTATCTCCTCCTGAAATTGCTCCTGAAGTTCCTGCAAACGGATTTGTAAATACCGAAGGAATCTATCTTTCTCCGTCTGAAAATCCTGAAAATGTTGAAGTTTTGATAGATCCTAATAGTGAGAGATTACAAAAACTTGAACCATTTTCCTCTTGGGATGGGAATGATTTTGTTGGATTAAATTTAATTCTTAAAGCAAAGGGAAAATGTACTACTGATCATATTTCTCCAGCAGGTCCTTGGCTTAGACTTCGTGGTCATCTGGATAATCTTAGTGACAATTTACTCTTGGGCGCTGTAAATGCATTTAACGATGAAGTGGGTAAGGCAAAAAATATTCTTACAAATAGTATTGAAAATTGTTCGCAGATTGCAAGAAACTACAAAGAAAAAAATATGCATTGGATAATAGTTGGAGATAATAATTATGGTGAAGGCAGTAGTCGTGAACATGCTGCAATGACTCCTAGATTTTTGGGTTGTGCTGTTGTTATTGCAAAATCTTTTGCAAGAATACATGAAACAAATCTCAAAAAACAAGGTATACTTGCATTAACCTTTGAAAACTCTGATGATTATGAAAAGATCAAAGAAGATGATAAAATTAGTATTTCAGGGTTAAGTGATTTTGCTCCTGACAAATCTTTTGAATGTAAATTAGAACACTCTGATGGTAGTACTGAAAAAATTATGTTAAATCACTCTTACAATTTATCACAAATTGAGTGGTTCAAAGCTGGTTCTGCTTTGAATGTTTTAAAAAATAAAACATCGTAAGTGGGCCCGATCGGATTTGAACCGACGATCGACGGTTTTGGAGACCGTCGCCCTACCAGGCTAGGCTACGAACCCACAAGAATTAAAATATTGAGCGGGAATTTTAACCATTACCAAGGTTTATTTGCAAATTATCATTATTTGCAGTAAAATGGTTAAACCTGTTCTTCTTGTTGCTGGTGCAATTCCTGTAATCTTTGCAATAATAATTGTTATTCCTCTAGTAACTACCCCCGAAATACCAAGCACTGCAATAGATCCTTCTGATAAATCTGAAATAGAATTTACAACACATCATCTTAGAAATGTTTCACCAGGTATAACAGATAGAATTACTGCTGATCAAACAGAAATTATTGTTATAAAAAATGATGGTACAGTAACTTACTCGATCACTAAAGATGGAGAAGTTAGTCTTCCAAAAACTGTCAAAATTGAAAATGCTCAAAGAATTAAACTTGTTGCTATGATTAAAGAAACTGGTTTTCTAGCATTACCATTTGAATCATTTTCAATAAAAGAAGGAACTGAAACTTATCAGAAATATGGTCTTAAGATAACTCTTAATGATGATACTAATCAGCTATACTGGCCTGAAGCAGACGCAACCGAAAAAATGATTCCTCCTATAATTACAATGGTTCAAGAGGAGCTTGAATCTATAATGGAGATTATAAGGGAATAAATATCGATGAGGCAAAGATAGTATATGATTCCACTTTCTGGCGATATCCCAAGTGCAAAAGGTTCAGTATGTGAAAAAATTGATTCCAATTCAATTGTTCGTGGAACATCAACTTTGAAACGAGGTTTTGCACACATGCTAAAAAATGGTGTAGTGATGGATGTAACAACTGTTGAACAAGCCCAAATTGCTGAAGAAGCCGGAGCAGTATCTGTTATGGTTTTAGATAAACTACCTTCTGATGTAAGAAAAGCTGGTGGTGTAGCACGAACTGCAAGTATTAGAATTATAGAAGAAATTATGGATCATGTAACAATTCCTGTTATGGCAAAATGTAGAATTGGTCATATGTATGAAGCAAAAGTTCTTGATGAAACTAATGTTGACATGATAGATGAATCTGAAGTTTTAACGCCTGCTGATGAATATCATCACATCTGGAAATGGGATTACACTACTCCATTTGTAAACGGTGCACGCTCTTTAGCCGAAGCATTAAGAAGAGTTGAAGAAGGCGCTGCTATGATACGTACTAAAGGAGAACCTGGAACTGGCAATGTTGCCGAGGCAATCTATCACATTAAAAAAGTGAATGAAGAATTACGTGCAATCAAGAGTATCTATGATTCCGATGATAAACAAGATCTTGTAAAAATGGCTAGAGACTTCAAAGTATCTTATGATTTAGTTGAAGAAACTGCTAAGATAGGAAGACTCCCTGTTGTAAATTTTGCAGCCGGTGGAATTGCTACTCCTGCAGATGCTGCATATCTTATGTCTCTTGGTTGTGATGGAATCTTTGTTGGTTCTGGAATATTCAAAGCTGAAGATGCACAAGAACGTGCTCGTGCAGTTGTTCTTGCAACAACATTTTGGGAAGAACCAGACAAAGTGAAAGATGCTCAAAAAATGATTGATGAAAGACAATCTCTTCTTGGATTAGATGTAAAGAACTTAGAATTAAAAATGCAGGATAGAGGTAGTACAGTTTGAGTAAAATCAAGATAGGTATACTTGCAGTACAAGGAGATGTCACTGAAAATTTTCTAGCGACCATGGCTTCTATGAGTGAATTAGGTATTGATGGTTCGGTAATTCAGGTAAAAACTGTAGAACAAATTTCCACACTTGATGGATTAATAATTCCTGGAGGAGAAAGTACTGTAATTGGCCAAATGTCTCTTGTTAATGGTGCAATAAAAAAAATTAAAGAAAAAATCGAATCTGGAATGCCTGTATTTGGAATATGTGCAGGAATGGTATTTTTATCAAAAAACTCTCAGGACCGAATTGTAGGAAATGTTGATCAACCTCTTTTAGATATTTTAGATGTAAAAATTGAAAGAAATTCGTTTGGAAGACAAAAAGATTCTTT is part of the Candidatus Nitrosopelagicus brevis genome and harbors:
- a CDS encoding aconitate hydratase; the protein is MSIETTPEFVKKVYEKSEKNISKFRNTLKRPLTLTEKILAGHLEDEFLDKLLDEKKNYVFLRPDRVALQDVTGQMVMLQFMQAGLKSVTLPTTVHCDHLIQARTEGKSDTKLAMYENNEVYKFLETASSKYGAGFWNPGAGIIHQVVLENYAFPGGLMIGTDSHTPNAGGLGMIAVGVGGLDAAETMAGMPWELLYPKRIGVHLKGKMSGWTAPKDVILYVAGKLSVSGGTNSIIEYFGPGVESISCTGKATITNMGAEIGATCSIFPYDKRMETYLNSTDRKEIASLANDHTSLLQADPEVEQNPEKFFDKIIEIDLSTLEPHVVGPHTPDLARPISELSNEIDSNDYIDKISVALIGSCTNSSYEDMSRSSSVAKQAETHGIKAKIPLLVTPGSEQIRSTIERDGQIDTLRSIGATVLANACGPCIGQWQRPELKDGEKNSIVTSFNRNFPGRNDGKRDTMNFIASPEIVTALALGGSLSFNPLEDSLEGKDGKKIKLSPPEIAPEVPANGFVNTEGIYLSPSENPENVEVLIDPNSERLQKLEPFSSWDGNDFVGLNLILKAKGKCTTDHISPAGPWLRLRGHLDNLSDNLLLGAVNAFNDEVGKAKNILTNSIENCSQIARNYKEKNMHWIIVGDNNYGEGSSREHAAMTPRFLGCAVVIAKSFARIHETNLKKQGILALTFENSDDYEKIKEDDKISISGLSDFAPDKSFECKLEHSDGSTEKIMLNHSYNLSQIEWFKAGSALNVLKNKTS
- the pdxS gene encoding pyridoxal 5'-phosphate synthase lyase subunit PdxS, whose translation is MIPLSGDIPSAKGSVCEKIDSNSIVRGTSTLKRGFAHMLKNGVVMDVTTVEQAQIAEEAGAVSVMVLDKLPSDVRKAGGVARTASIRIIEEIMDHVTIPVMAKCRIGHMYEAKVLDETNVDMIDESEVLTPADEYHHIWKWDYTTPFVNGARSLAEALRRVEEGAAMIRTKGEPGTGNVAEAIYHIKKVNEELRAIKSIYDSDDKQDLVKMARDFKVSYDLVEETAKIGRLPVVNFAAGGIATPADAAYLMSLGCDGIFVGSGIFKAEDAQERARAVVLATTFWEEPDKVKDAQKMIDERQSLLGLDVKNLELKMQDRGSTV
- the pdxT gene encoding pyridoxal 5'-phosphate synthase glutaminase subunit PdxT, whose product is MSKIKIGILAVQGDVTENFLATMASMSELGIDGSVIQVKTVEQISTLDGLIIPGGESTVIGQMSLVNGAIKKIKEKIESGMPVFGICAGMVFLSKNSQDRIVGNVDQPLLDILDVKIERNSFGRQKDSFEAKISMEPIGISSFHGVFIRAPSVSETGSGVEVLAKFNEKIVAVKQGNVIATAFHPELTKDTSLHKSFVKLVDNQS